Within Candidatus Thorarchaeota archaeon, the genomic segment TTGGATAAACGAGTGCTGGGGTAATGCTGGCAAGAAGATTCCTATAGTTGTGATCGGTAACAAGATTGATCTCCGAGAGCAGTTCCAAGACAATCCTGCAATGAAACAGAGTATTGTCACGACAGCAGAGGGGCAGAAATTCGCTAAAGACCTTCAGGCACGCGAGGGGGTTCATACATCCTTTCTTGAGACCTCTGCAAAGACTGGCCAGAATGTAGAGGCCGCATTTCTTGAGCTTGCAATCAAGATTCTCGAGGCTGGAGGGCTCGCATAGTCTTTTCATGGGCCTTGAACGGCGCAAAGTCTCTATTCATAAGACTTTTAGAGCCAAAAATCTGGCTCATCAAGTGAGTTTGCAGGAGTGACTATTATGGCATCAGAGGAATTATCCCTCTTTCTAAAACCAAAGATTCTACGACCACAGGCTTCTCATGGTTCAGAGATCACTCGGCGCTTTGCAATGAATCGAGTCGGTAGAATGATTGCCGCAGCAATGCAGGATCGAAGCATTCGCTTCTTTGATGTAGAAAATGGTACTGAGGTTCAGAAGATCCAGGATGATTTCCTCTGCACTTCTATTGCCTTTAGTCCACGTGGCGATATTGTAGTGACTGGTGGTGTAGATCGGCTCATCAAGATCTGGGACATCAAGACTGGTGAGCGTCTGGCAACATTGGAGGGTCATTCTTATCCGATTCTTAGTCTATCGTTCTCACCTGATGGGGATAAGTTCGTGTCAGGTAGTGGGGACACCACGCTCATGGTCTGGGATGTTGATAATCTTCAGAGCCTCCATCATCTCAAGGGTCACTCTCTGTATGTGGTCGGGTGCGAGTGGGACCCCTTGGGCAATCGCATTATCTCGGCAGGAGTTGATGGAGCGATTGGCGTCTGGGACCCGAACTCTGGTGAACAGATCGATTGGATTCAGGAACATCGTACTGCTGTGCACTCAATTCATTTCTCATCTGATGGATCTCTTCTTGCATCGGGCTCGTCCGATCTCAGTATTGTGATCTGGGACGCGACGGGAAAGTCCCTTGCCAAACAGAAAAAGCTCATGGGTCATTCGGCAGAGGTCAGGACTGTGGCCTTTAGCTCCGATTCCAAATATCTTGCATCCGGCTCCAGTGACAAAGACCTCTTCATCTGGAAACTGGACGATTATACACGTGCGGGTGAGAGTACCACATTCAGTGAGGTGGATGGTCTGGAATGGCTTCCTAACACGCACTCTTTCATAACGGCTGATGGTACTGGTGCTATAGTCCGTTGGGAAGTGAACGAGCTTGGCTCAATTCTTGCTCCCTTCAATGCGTTGCTTGCAGAGATACAATCAGACACGGATCATTCTCGTCGTGATGAACTGATTCAAAAGTATGAGGCACTCAAGTCACAATACGATCCTGAGGTCCTTCGAGATAAGCGTGTTTTCTATGCCCTATGGCAATGTCGAAAGGGTCTAGGCCTCCTGAAAGGGAAACCCCGTGGTGCATAGGCCTCTCATCATTACGGCTTCGTTGTCACCGAATCGATCATTATCTCACAGAGCTTGACAAAAGATTCCTCGACATTATGTCCAGTTAATGCACTTGACTCGACATAGATCGAGTCTATTTTCCGTGCATATTCCTCTCCCTCTTCGGCCGATACTATTCTACTGTCCTTGAGATCTATCTTGTTGGCGACGACAATGAGCGGGATCTCTCGATTGAGGCTGTCGAACGCCTCTTTCCTCCACCTGTCGAGATTTATGAAGGTCCTTCTTCGTGTGACATCATAGACCAGCAGTCCGCCTCGTGCACCACGATAAAATGATTGGCGAACCACTTCAAATCGCTGCTGACCTGCCAGATCCCAGACCTGTACTGTCACGGTTGCATCTCTGCTTGGCACATCTATTCTTTTGATAGCAAAATCACTACCAATGGTTCGTTTGTAATCAGACTCAAAGTAGTCCTCTGTGAACCTCATGGTTAATGCAGTCTTGCCCACGGCTCCATCTCCCAGCATTACCACTTTGAATCGGTACTCTGACGGCAAGTACTTCACAACCTCACACTTTCCTCTGACAATGCGCCTTAAAACCATTGTCCGCAAGTAGTGTTTATGATATTTGGGCATGCGCGCGCATGATTTAATAAGAGAATGCGCAAACTGAGATATGGTCATCAGTGAGAGATGAAGTTGCAATGAAACGCCCCGATTATGCAGCCCTTGCAGGAATACTTGAAGACATGAATCAGGAGGGCGGATATACCGCCTCAATACTTGCCAGAGACGACGGCTTGCTGATGGCATCCGCGGCAAATCCGACCACCAATCGGGAGGTCGTTGCTGCAATGTCTGGATATATTGCAGCGACAGCGGAACGAATGAGAAAAGAACTTGGTCTTGGAGAGCTTCGTGACATCTCAGTAAGATGTTCTGCTGGTAAGGCGGTGTTCCGTAAGATCTCCCCGGCAGGCAGTCAGCCACTTATACTTGCAGCAATCATGCCAAATAATGTGCGTTATCACTCGCGCGCATTAGGAAAGGCAGCGACTAAGATCCGGCGATTATTAAAATAGAGTGACAAGATTCAAGTGACACGGTGGTCAAAGAGTAATCCCCAACCTAAGGAGAATGGGCACTTGACGGACGAGGAAGATAGTATGTCTGAAGAGGAAAATGACTCGAATCTTGTAGAAATCGTCTTCTTCAAGTCTGACACATGTGCCTTTTGTTCACGTGCTGAACAGATACTACGCGAAACAATTGAGGATTTTGGTCCTGAGATGTTTAAGATCACGACATACAATATAACCCATGAGCCAGAGAGAGCTGAAGAGTTTGGAGTGTTTGCACTACCTACGATCATTATTGGGGGAATGTCCGTGACAGGAATTCCCGAACCTGAGACGATACTCAAGATGATATTAGGCTTCAAAATGGGAATGAGGAGTTGAACTGAAAATGAGTCAATACAAAATTGAACGAGTCAAGACAGGCGTCCCTGGTCTTGATGAGCTAATTGAAGGAGGCTTTCCAAAAGGTGATACTATCCTTGTGGCCGGAAAGGCTGGTACAGGAAAGAGTATCTTGGCAACACAGTTTCTATACCGTGGTGTTGTCGACTATGACGAGCCCGGTGTACTCATCACTCTGGAGGAACCGCCTCGCCTTATCAAACGAAACATGATGCGCTTTGGTATGGACCTTGAGAAGCTGGAGAAGTCTGGCAAGTTGGCTATTGTTGATCTTTCGCCTGCACGGACGACCTCTGTAAACATTGAGGAATACCCAAGTTTTGACCTGTCCGGGCTTGAAGCAATTATCATGCATCATGTGAAGCGGATCAATGCTCAACGGGTGGTCATCGATACTATCTCAATTCTGGCTTACAAGTTCAAGAGCCGCGACATCTTGCGTGAAGAAATCTTCAAGATGTGCGCGAATATAACTCGTGCGGGTTGCACGCTCTTATTGACGAGTGAGATTCCTGCACAGGATACTGGTTTCGGAGTGTTTGATATTGAAGCCTTTCTCGCGTCTGGAGTGATCGTTCTGTATAATGAAAAGATTAGTGACACTTCTCGTTCCCGATCGATTGAAGTCTTGAAGCTTAGAGGCTCTAAGCACAGTTCGCGAATCCATTCAATGCGTATCACTGACGAGGGGATTCGAGTCTGGCCGGGCGAGATCTCACCAGGCACCTAAACAATAACAAACCACTGAGGAATAATTGATGTCCGAGCATACACAAGATTCGGAAACGCCTCATCCATTAAAAGCGCATCCCATGATTGGCGACCTTGTGCAATTTGGTCAATTGACCCAAGTTTCAATAATGCTAGTTGGGCCAATTGGTTCGGGAAAGACCACCTATGCAGAGGCATACCTTGCGGAAGGTCTCGAGTTGGGGTTTCCGGCAGTCTTTGTGACGACAGATGTTTCTCCTCGTGTCATAAGAAACGATATGGCTCGGCATGGTTGGAATATTGACGAGTACGAGCGTGCAGGGCAATTCGTCTTCATTGATGGTTACTCTGAACGTATGGGTGCACCAAAGACAAGCAATGCTCGTTCTCTCACAAAGGTCGATGATATTAGCGAGCTAGGTATAGTCCTCTCTGAAGTTTTAGACAACTTGGTCGTGGCGCGAGTGGTAATCGATAGTCTGTCAACGTTGATTCTCCATTCCACCCCGGCTTCTATGCCGCGTGCTGTCCAGCGACTCAGTGGTAGAGTGACTCAGAGTTCCCATAGCATTATGTATGTACTTGAAGAGGGCGTTCATGATGAGAAGACCTATGCAACATTCTCGTATCTTGCTGATGCGGTCCTACGATTCAAGGTCGAGGATGCTCCTCCCATCCCAAAGCACTATGTCCGAATGGAACGGATGCGTGGTACTGAGACCACACGAACTTGGATGGAGTTTGTAATCGAATGAGTGTGACTACCATCACATCTATTAACAATAGGCTGTCGGGTTTGACTGCGGGATGGTCGAATTGGTATCGCAGATTCAAAGTATCTTGAGAGATATTCTCTGTGCGTCAGTTTCCCTAGATGATGGGCTCTCCGCTCTTCAAAGCATCGCACGTGATCATCCCGAGGAAGTAGAACTAGCATATGAGGTGGCTCGTGCCATTGAAGAGATCCTTCTTCGAAGGCCCTCTCTTGCCAGTACAAAGCTGACGGAATTGACAGTCCGCCTCTCATTTGATGAGCGTCGTGATCTCCCAAAGATGCTCATGCTTCTCGAGACCAGATATACCAATTCTTTCAGACGTAATGAGGCTGAGCTTCTCCCTGATGTCCAAGCAATACCAAACTTGCTAGACATATTGAGCGAGCTCTCGCAATCGATGGGTACTGCTCTTGAAATCAACCTTCGCCCACTTCTCCCCTTTCTCTCAGATGAGACCCTTCTGACCTTAGATGCGATCTATACGCGGAAACATGAGGCCTCAACACTAGTGGCTGTTCACGAGGTCCATTATTTGACCGCGCTCTTACTGGATGCAGGTATGTTCGAGTGTGCCGAGGCGCTTCTCAATCAGCTTCTGATAATCGCACGGGAGATGAATCTCTCGGACTTTGAATTCGAGCTCACTCTTGATGAGGCAGCCGTATTGACAGAGCTTGGAATGTACGATGAGTGTCGAAGACTCCTCAACCCTCAGATAGAGGCCGCAACGGCTGCTGACAACCATGAGCATCTTGCTGCGCTCATGTTGCAACTGAGCATAAATGAGACCCGTGACGACACGATCCCCTATATGACTGCACGAGCCCTTGGTGATCGTGCTATTGCGCTCTATTCTGATGCTGTTGACAAGAGTCTTCTCTCCATCGAACAATTGGGTGCCGCCTATGTCACGATCGCCTCGAACATTCTCAGCACTGGTTGGCGTGAGGGAGTCGATGAGGCCATCACCCGGTACAAGTCCGCTCTTGAGGTAGTAGAGGCCATTGAGCCGCGTACTCTCGATCAATCACTTCTTCTCTTCAAGACTCTGGCCGGAATTGGATTCGCATATGGTCTGCTGGGCGACTATGATAGTATCCATCGTGCAATTGACTATCTTAATCAGGCATCTTCGCTTCTCAATGAGACTGATGTTCGTGATCGTGATAGCCGTGTTGAGAGGGCGTGGTGCAATGCAACGATAGGGTGGATTTGTCTCACCTCTGAATCCGATGAATTCTGGGATCAAGGTACTAAGGCTCTCAAGAATGCTCTCTCTATGCGTGAAGATCTTCTCAAAGAGGATCTGGTAAACTCGCTGGATATTATCAGTTGTAAGGTTGGACTTGGGCTGTCCCTTCTAAGAACGAACGAGGCTATTGATGATACTACGTTAGCTCTATTGCGTGACGCTCTTTTACAATACATCCCCCTCTTGTTCACCGATCAACGGGCAATGGTCGAGACCTCTATAACAATCTATGACATCATGTGGATGACCCATAGGCATGAAGTGGCAATTCCCTCGCGTCTTCTGGGTCTTCTCGAAGAAGTCATGAAGATGTTGGATGTGACGCAGGTCCATGATGGCGAGACCTTTGTTGTAGGCGCAAAGATGGTCGTACCTTATCTCCAAAGATCTTGGGAGACACTTCAGAGAGTGGCTCAGGAGACGATTCAATCAGGACATCAGCTGCATGATGTTGCACATCTTCTCTCTGCTCTCTCCACATCTAAAATGAATCATGATGTGTTGAATTCGGGAATTCCTGTCGCTCTTCACAATCCTGTGACCGATGCTGTTATTGCCGCCGATCCGATATTAGCGCAATATTGGAAGGGCCAGTTTTCCTTGGCTGACGCATTGCATTCCTTCTACACAAACAAAGACTATCCGACGCTCGCCGAGAAATTATATCGTGCGGCGACCGAGTTACGCGCAGTAGACTCCGTGGAATGTGAATTTGATGAATCAGTTGAGTTCATTAAAGCAACGGCAGTAACGCTCTCGATCGTTCTGTTTCGATTCACACGTGCTCTCCAAGGGCGCTATGCTATGACTGTTAATGTCACCGATGATGACATTCTTATTGGAACCGACTTTACAGAGCCTTTCAGTTTCATGTTGACTCAAGATTGGCTTGGCCTTGTAAAAATCACGACCGCCTATCTTCAGATGGTCGAGCGCGAAGATGTGAAGACGCATCCATATCTAAATGCAGTCTTCTCTAACATCTCCCGTTCGATTCGCATGATGGATCGTGTTGCTCTTGTTGAGCGTCGCATTCTCACGTTTCTAGGGTCAGAGATGAATCAGCGTTACTATCTGCGGCGATAGTCATCATTCGCGCTGCCCCACTGGTCTGTACTCTCCCGGTCTTGCACCCCACGTTGCCCAGCCCGATGTTGCTGTTCGCAATTCCCTTGCCAGTCCAAAAGATTCTCGTACAGGTATCTCCGCTTGAACTTTGTATAAGGACCGTTCCGAGTCTATCTGAAGCACATGCCCCTTTCTCCGCGCGAGGATCGATGAGATGACCCCCACATGTTCTTCCGGTGCTGTGATCTCAAGCTGTATCCATGGCTCCATGAGAACAGGGTCTCCACTTATGACACTCTCTCTCGCAGCCTGCAAGAGCGGTTGTGTCACATCCCTCCAGGTTGTTTCTGGTTTCTCGCTATAGAGGTGCGTCTTGAGAATCCTCAGAGTGACTCGTCGCATCCTCTCCCCTGCGACCGGTCCACTACGCATAAGCGTTGTAAATGCCTCTCGGACCCATTCGAACCCGTCAATATGTGGACCGATCGTCTTAGAGTCGTCAATGAGATAGTTTCCTGCACTGGCGTCTGCAATAAGAATGTCTTTCGTGGGTGGCGCATTATCAACAGTGAGTTCAGCCCGCACAGTGAATTGACTAGTGTCCTCCGCTCCACTTGTGATCTCCGTACCATTGTGTGTCATCTGCTCTTTGAATAACACCATTGGTTCTCCTAGGCGGACTTCTATCCCCTGTCTCGCAAGCTTTTCGATAGCGATCTCAACATGAAGTTCCCCCGCCCCTGATAGAAGCATCTCGCCAGTCTCCGGATTGACTGTGAACTCCAGTGCCGGATCTGTCGCCACAAACTGCATAATTGGTTCCTTTATAGAGGACAGTTCACTTAGCCTCTTGGGTTCAATGGTATAGGTGACAACAGCCTCAGTGGGATACTGGAGGTCAGTCATTGGCCACCCCTCTTTGGACTCTGCATCGACTAAGGTGTCTCCTATGGCGACATCTTGTAGTCCGGTGAGAAAGGCAATATTTCCACAGGGAACGACAGGAAGCGCAATACGACTTCGGGACATTGTGATTCCCACCTGCAATGTCTTGTCTACATTTTCTGAACGGAGATTTCGAAGTGGCCGAGCTCTCTCAAGTCTTCCCGATAGAACACGTCCGGTGGCAACGGTTCCTGCATGTCTGTCTGGTCTGACATCCGCAATGATGATGACGCAATGCCCGTTCTTATCACAGGTCATGAGGGATTTGACGAATTGTGTGTTTTCGTGTCCTCTCCAGAATTGAGGGACTCTATATCCCTGTGCCCGAATTGGGTCGGGTGTTGTAGTCACAAGTGCATCAAGGACAACTGGGGCAAGCGGATATCTCTTCTGTAAAAGCTCCTCTTGCTCTTCATCATACGCCTTTACACAGTCCTCCAAGATCGAAACGAATGCTCGTGCAAGATCAGATGGACTCTCACTTCCACCAGCGTGGGCCTTCAGGGTTTCGAGTCCGATGCCCCATTTGTCAAGTGCAGAGCCTATAACGAGAGACCCCTTCTTGAACGAGACCTCCCATTCTTCCAGTCTATCATCATCAAGATATTTGCCCAGCATCGTGTTAAACTCGCGGACCAGTTTAGTGATCTCGTCTGCCACTTTTTTCGTTCCAAGTCGTCGTTCAGTGATCAACCGATCCACTTTATTGACAAATAGTGTTGGCCTGACAAGCTCCTGCATGGCCTGTCTTGTGACGGTCTCCGTCTGTACCATGATCCCCTCGATCACATCCACGACGATCAGTGCGCCATCAGTAAGCCGTAAGCCTCGTGTGACATGACTGGAGAAGTCAATATGTCCCGGTGTGTCGATCAGATGAACTACTATGTCTTTTCCCCTCCATTTATGGAGGAGTGTGATGTTCGAGGCCTTGATCGTGATGCCACGTTCTTGTTCAATAAGGTCATAATCAAGAAGTCTTGCTCTGGCCGCCACCTCCTCCGAGAGGAGGCCTGAGGCCGCAATCAGCGAGTCAGCAAGAGTGGTCTTACCGTGATCAATATGGGCAATAATCGTGCAATTTCTAATTCTCTCTGCTTCATCAATTAGCCCCGCAACTCGCTCATTTACGAACTTCTTGTAGAGCCTTGACAACAACTACCCAACCTTTTCATAGTCGCTCTTTGGGATCTTGGTTTCTTCTCCACAGGAAGAGCACTTCATGATGACAACCTCGTCGTCTTGGGTCACGATCTCACGAAGTGGGTGCCCGCACTTGCACACGAATCCGATCAGTCTTGCGGGGTTGCCGGCAACGAGACCATGTGCAGGAACATCTTTTGTGACCACTGAGCCACTACCGACCAGACAGTATTCCCCAAGCACGGTATCACAGACAATGGTCGCATGAGCACCTATTGAGGCACCCTTCTTGACAAGGGTCTTTGCAACTTCCCAGGTCTCGGAGAACGCTCGCGGATACATATCATTTGTAAAGGTCATGTGAGGACCACAGAATACATCATCTTCAATGGTCACTCCGTGATATACGGAGACCCCATTCTGTATCTTTACACGATCGCCGATGACGACATCTGCATCAATATAGACATCTTTTCCGATAATGCAGTTCTTGCCTATCTTCGCGCTTCCTCGAACATGGGCAAAGTGCCAGACCTTTGTCCCATCTCCGATCTGGGCTCCATCATCAACGACGGCCTTTGAGTGGATGAATATGTCGCTCATTGTTCTCAAGAAGTCTAATGACCTATTGAGAGTTAACTCTTGCTCTTTCTCTGGCGCTTCGGTTGGGTCTTTGGTGATGCCCAGAGAAGACCATTGTATTCTTTGGTCGGTGGGCACCCCACACACTTGCCCATCTCGTATCTGCTGCACTCGTAACATTTCCGCCCACATGGTGTGGTGTCATCTTTCTTGTGTGCGGGTGCGAGATCGACTGGTAAGAACTCGGGGACGAGCGGAGCATTTCCAAACCAGCTCTCAGATTTTCTGACACCCGGTTCTGTTCGCATACTGCACGTTCCTACCACTGACTCGAGGCTCCATGTGTCCTCAACGACCATCACCGCAAATAGATTGTATCTTCCAGTCACAGGGGAGAGAACGAGTAACCGCGGGCAATCTCTATATTTCTTGAGGATGCGATCCGCCACCTCACTGGACTCGGTCTCTATGCCCATGAAGAGGATCTTGATGTCCAGCTTTTCGGCGTTCACACCAGCAGTCACACGTAGAATATTCTCATTGATCATCTTGTCGAGTCGTTTACTGACGGCAACGTGTGACATTCCAAGTTTGTTCCCAATCTCGGACAAACTCTTCCTTCCATCTTTGAGAAGGATCGATATTATCTCTTTGTCTATATTGTCGATAGTCATCGGTGGGTACCCGCCCGCAGTATCAGGTTTCTTTGTGAAACTTCTTGTTGATTTGAGAATACAATACTATTTGAATTACACGGCTTTGGTTGTCTTTATACCTCTCGTGCCTTGTCCCAGTCATGGGCGTAGATGTGAGCGTTTACTGAGAGCGTAGTTATCCTTCCCTCATCGATCCCTGTCTGTATTGCAACATGATGGAGTAGTTCTGTGAGGCCATATACATTAGCCAGCCATGCGCCATACATGTCATTTGATCGTATCATTACCGAGAGATCGAGTTGTTCCTCTCTCACCATAAAGACAAAGTGATTGAGACAGGGGACCTCATCGGTAGTTGTATCGATACGTGGGTCCCATGTGGTGGCAACTGCACGGCGAGAGTTCGGTGAGTCTCTGAGTTTGGTGATGCAATATTCGATCTGATTTACCTGTTCTGGCCCCCATGCATTTAGTCGCTCGCCATAGGTATAATCAAACCCCATCTTGTCAGGTGAGAGGAGTTGTGTGGCATATTTCTCCTTGAGGACTGTTTCACTAAACGGGTACTTCTCGGACACGCGATCTCTTCGAGGTTCCTGAATGTGTATGACTGCATTATCTACCCACTTTGTCTCGATCCCGCGCTCATCGACTCGTACCAT encodes:
- a CDS encoding WD40 repeat domain-containing protein, with amino-acid sequence MASEELSLFLKPKILRPQASHGSEITRRFAMNRVGRMIAAAMQDRSIRFFDVENGTEVQKIQDDFLCTSIAFSPRGDIVVTGGVDRLIKIWDIKTGERLATLEGHSYPILSLSFSPDGDKFVSGSGDTTLMVWDVDNLQSLHHLKGHSLYVVGCEWDPLGNRIISAGVDGAIGVWDPNSGEQIDWIQEHRTAVHSIHFSSDGSLLASGSSDLSIVIWDATGKSLAKQKKLMGHSAEVRTVAFSSDSKYLASGSSDKDLFIWKLDDYTRAGESTTFSEVDGLEWLPNTHSFITADGTGAIVRWEVNELGSILAPFNALLAEIQSDTDHSRRDELIQKYEALKSQYDPEVLRDKRVFYALWQCRKGLGLLKGKPRGA
- a CDS encoding GTP-binding protein, with translation MPSEYRFKVVMLGDGAVGKTALTMRFTEDYFESDYKRTIGSDFAIKRIDVPSRDATVTVQVWDLAGQQRFEVVRQSFYRGARGGLLVYDVTRRRTFINLDRWRKEAFDSLNREIPLIVVANKIDLKDSRIVSAEEGEEYARKIDSIYVESSALTGHNVEESFVKLCEIMIDSVTTKP
- a CDS encoding roadblock/LC7 domain-containing protein, with amino-acid sequence MRDEVAMKRPDYAALAGILEDMNQEGGYTASILARDDGLLMASAANPTTNREVVAAMSGYIAATAERMRKELGLGELRDISVRCSAGKAVFRKISPAGSQPLILAAIMPNNVRYHSRALGKAATKIRRLLK
- a CDS encoding thioredoxin family protein; amino-acid sequence: MTDEEDSMSEEENDSNLVEIVFFKSDTCAFCSRAEQILRETIEDFGPEMFKITTYNITHEPERAEEFGVFALPTIIIGGMSVTGIPEPETILKMILGFKMGMRS
- a CDS encoding AAA family ATPase, yielding MSQYKIERVKTGVPGLDELIEGGFPKGDTILVAGKAGTGKSILATQFLYRGVVDYDEPGVLITLEEPPRLIKRNMMRFGMDLEKLEKSGKLAIVDLSPARTTSVNIEEYPSFDLSGLEAIIMHHVKRINAQRVVIDTISILAYKFKSRDILREEIFKMCANITRAGCTLLLTSEIPAQDTGFGVFDIEAFLASGVIVLYNEKISDTSRSRSIEVLKLRGSKHSSRIHSMRITDEGIRVWPGEISPGT
- a CDS encoding GTP-binding protein → MSRLYKKFVNERVAGLIDEAERIRNCTIIAHIDHGKTTLADSLIAASGLLSEEVAARARLLDYDLIEQERGITIKASNITLLHKWRGKDIVVHLIDTPGHIDFSSHVTRGLRLTDGALIVVDVIEGIMVQTETVTRQAMQELVRPTLFVNKVDRLITERRLGTKKVADEITKLVREFNTMLGKYLDDDRLEEWEVSFKKGSLVIGSALDKWGIGLETLKAHAGGSESPSDLARAFVSILEDCVKAYDEEQEELLQKRYPLAPVVLDALVTTTPDPIRAQGYRVPQFWRGHENTQFVKSLMTCDKNGHCVIIIADVRPDRHAGTVATGRVLSGRLERARPLRNLRSENVDKTLQVGITMSRSRIALPVVPCGNIAFLTGLQDVAIGDTLVDAESKEGWPMTDLQYPTEAVVTYTIEPKRLSELSSIKEPIMQFVATDPALEFTVNPETGEMLLSGAGELHVEIAIEKLARQGIEVRLGEPMVLFKEQMTHNGTEITSGAEDTSQFTVRAELTVDNAPPTKDILIADASAGNYLIDDSKTIGPHIDGFEWVREAFTTLMRSGPVAGERMRRVTLRILKTHLYSEKPETTWRDVTQPLLQAARESVISGDPVLMEPWIQLEITAPEEHVGVISSILARRKGHVLQIDSERSLYKVQAEIPVRESFGLARELRTATSGWATWGARPGEYRPVGQRE
- a CDS encoding N-acetyltransferase; amino-acid sequence: MSDIFIHSKAVVDDGAQIGDGTKVWHFAHVRGSAKIGKNCIIGKDVYIDADVVIGDRVKIQNGVSVYHGVTIEDDVFCGPHMTFTNDMYPRAFSETWEVAKTLVKKGASIGAHATIVCDTVLGEYCLVGSGSVVTKDVPAHGLVAGNPARLIGFVCKCGHPLREIVTQDDEVVIMKCSSCGEETKIPKSDYEKVG
- a CDS encoding Lrp/AsnC family transcriptional regulator codes for the protein MTIDNIDKEIISILLKDGRKSLSEIGNKLGMSHVAVSKRLDKMINENILRVTAGVNAEKLDIKILFMGIETESSEVADRILKKYRDCPRLLVLSPVTGRYNLFAVMVVEDTWSLESVVGTCSMRTEPGVRKSESWFGNAPLVPEFLPVDLAPAHKKDDTTPCGRKCYECSRYEMGKCVGCPPTKEYNGLLWASPKTQPKRQRKSKS
- a CDS encoding thymidylate synthase codes for the protein MPVYVRAKTPVDGWIRIIRKIMNDGMVRVDERGIETKWVDNAVIHIQEPRRDRVSEKYPFSETVLKEKYATQLLSPDKMGFDYTYGERLNAWGPEQVNQIEYCITKLRDSPNSRRAVATTWDPRIDTTTDEVPCLNHFVFMVREEQLDLSVMIRSNDMYGAWLANVYGLTELLHHVAIQTGIDEGRITTLSVNAHIYAHDWDKAREV